A single region of the Plantactinospora soyae genome encodes:
- a CDS encoding response regulator transcription factor — protein MTGPAGQWADQGGGPTALVVDDEPQMTIIIEFALQTQGFTVLTAQDGATALHLLRSRPVDLVVLDVLMPAMDGLTLCQRIRARSEVPIMLLTALTQPDDVISGLEHGADDYVTKPFHPREVALRAQALVRRRRVPGSTIRVGQLVIDLTSQSAVLADRQLNLPYTEFKLLAHLAARRGVPQSWQDLLREVWGTTDLIGGRDVVKSTVYRLRSRLAGLPGGAGYLRTLRGVGYLMPDVAPEAADRSG, from the coding sequence GTGACCGGCCCGGCGGGACAGTGGGCGGACCAGGGCGGCGGCCCGACCGCGCTGGTCGTTGACGACGAGCCACAGATGACGATCATCATCGAGTTCGCGTTGCAGACGCAGGGCTTCACGGTGCTCACCGCGCAGGACGGCGCGACGGCGCTGCACCTGCTGCGGTCCCGCCCGGTCGACCTGGTGGTGCTGGACGTCCTGATGCCGGCGATGGACGGGCTGACCCTGTGCCAGCGGATTCGGGCCCGGTCCGAGGTGCCGATCATGCTGCTCACCGCGCTGACCCAGCCCGACGACGTGATCAGCGGACTGGAGCACGGCGCCGACGACTACGTGACCAAGCCGTTCCATCCGCGCGAGGTGGCGCTCCGGGCCCAGGCGCTGGTCCGCCGTCGCCGAGTTCCCGGCTCCACGATCCGGGTCGGGCAACTGGTGATCGACCTGACCAGTCAGAGCGCCGTACTGGCCGACCGGCAGCTCAACCTGCCGTACACCGAATTCAAGCTGCTGGCCCATCTCGCCGCCCGGCGCGGCGTGCCGCAGTCCTGGCAGGACCTGCTCCGGGAGGTGTGGGGGACGACCGACCTGATCGGCGGCCGGGACGTGGTCAAGTCCACCGTCTACCGGCTCCGGTCCCGGCTGGCGGGCCTGCCCGGCGGCGCCGGATACCTTCGCACGCTGCGCGGCGTCGGCTACCTGATGCCGGACGTCGCACCCGAGGCGGCCGACCGGTCCGGATAG
- a CDS encoding helix-turn-helix domain-containing protein — MRNNGLPRIIKFLRMTNGVTQERLAERLRVSTSLVAKFETARLVPMPDTARNLDEVFGSGELIQELAVDARKGVPPEWFQPWPEMELEALSLRFHGPNFVPGLLQTEEYARAVLNAGLLNPDEAEERLALRMQRQAAVFGREKPPICTFILDELALMRGSPTLMKPQLEKLAEWSTRQLVFVHVVPRSAGLYVGQTGPLVLAALPGGSEAAYLEDQAAGRVISEPDNVAAMVRVWDAIRSVALPRDMSRDLIVRMASEL; from the coding sequence GTGAGGAACAATGGTCTTCCACGCATCATCAAGTTCCTGCGGATGACTAACGGGGTAACCCAGGAGCGGCTTGCCGAACGCCTGCGGGTCAGCACGTCACTCGTCGCCAAGTTCGAAACGGCCCGGCTCGTGCCGATGCCGGACACCGCGAGAAACCTGGACGAGGTGTTCGGCTCCGGAGAGCTGATCCAGGAGTTGGCGGTCGACGCCCGGAAGGGTGTGCCGCCCGAGTGGTTCCAGCCGTGGCCGGAGATGGAACTCGAGGCCTTGTCGCTCCGGTTCCACGGGCCCAACTTCGTCCCCGGCCTGCTCCAGACCGAAGAGTACGCGCGGGCGGTACTCAACGCGGGCCTGCTCAATCCCGACGAGGCCGAGGAACGCCTGGCACTTCGGATGCAGCGCCAGGCGGCCGTGTTCGGCCGGGAGAAGCCGCCGATCTGCACCTTCATCCTCGACGAGTTGGCGCTGATGCGGGGCTCGCCGACGCTGATGAAGCCCCAACTGGAGAAACTGGCCGAGTGGTCGACCCGGCAACTCGTCTTCGTCCACGTCGTACCGCGATCCGCCGGACTGTACGTCGGACAGACCGGTCCCCTCGTACTGGCGGCGCTGCCCGGCGGAAGTGAGGCGGCGTACCTCGAAGACCAGGCGGCGGGGCGGGTGATCAGCGAGCCGGACAACGTCGCCGCGATGGTGCGGGTCTGGGACGCGATACGCTCGGTGGCACTTCCCCGAGACATGTCCCGGGACCTGATCGTGAGGATGGCGAGCGAGCTATGA
- a CDS encoding glycosyltransferase 87 family protein, whose translation MVTRRAAATWTAFGMIAIVSSVLVLRRPSWERLSDLHIYYGAIRHLQTGEPLYDFVAENGGPFTYPPFAALVLFPIGAVPEWVVQLTWLALTCAAIAAIAVAVGRAVTVAEHRRPVAVAAIACALMLSAPAQSNLRFGQVSVFIVLLALVDGMGLTPARYRGVLIGIAAAIKLTPLLFVLFFLVSRRYRDAGRAVAAFVACAVLAAVVLPTDSWTFWTGTFLNTSRVGDLASLGNQSLHGMLLRIGLAGETFPLLWAALVLVVCGTALLRARQLQLSGQPTHAAVLVGCATVAASPVSWTHHQIWPVLAAMLLIGAYGVARRVAGVVLLGVLVLSLGVLLSQVSMTPGLQFLFENSRAVAAATVCLAGFGGITVAVVAAGRRTSNVRGWLRVGTAAVVTVAFFAVQPLPAGADPTFKAYRLTDVDNPRYFFVCHGEADCAEYAAGTSITFGVTAEKTKVRVNGVVDATVSRLEYRSAPGGAARAIPLLPVYPGQWHFSFRSANLSHGRLTAFGVDGTPIAEYSAELRPG comes from the coding sequence ATGGTGACTCGCAGGGCAGCGGCAACCTGGACCGCCTTCGGGATGATCGCCATCGTCTCCTCGGTGCTGGTGCTGCGCCGGCCCAGCTGGGAACGCCTGTCCGACCTGCACATCTACTACGGGGCGATCCGCCATCTCCAGACCGGCGAGCCGCTGTACGACTTCGTCGCGGAGAACGGCGGCCCGTTCACCTATCCCCCCTTCGCGGCCCTGGTGCTCTTCCCGATCGGCGCCGTACCGGAGTGGGTCGTGCAGTTGACCTGGCTGGCCCTGACCTGCGCGGCGATCGCCGCCATCGCCGTGGCGGTGGGCCGGGCGGTCACCGTGGCCGAGCATCGGCGACCGGTCGCCGTCGCCGCGATCGCCTGCGCGCTGATGCTCTCCGCACCGGCCCAGAGCAACCTGCGGTTCGGACAGGTCAGCGTCTTCATCGTGCTGCTGGCGCTGGTCGACGGCATGGGGCTGACCCCGGCCCGCTACCGGGGCGTGCTGATCGGGATCGCGGCCGCGATCAAGCTGACCCCGCTGCTGTTCGTGCTCTTCTTCCTGGTCTCCCGGAGATACCGGGACGCCGGACGGGCCGTCGCGGCGTTCGTCGCCTGTGCCGTGCTCGCCGCGGTCGTGCTGCCCACGGACAGTTGGACGTTCTGGACCGGGACCTTCCTGAACACCTCCCGGGTCGGCGATCTCGCCTCGCTGGGGAACCAGTCACTGCACGGCATGCTGCTGCGGATCGGGCTGGCCGGCGAGACGTTCCCGCTGCTCTGGGCCGCGCTGGTCCTGGTCGTCTGCGGTACGGCACTGCTGCGGGCCCGGCAACTGCAACTGTCCGGGCAGCCCACCCACGCGGCCGTACTGGTCGGCTGCGCCACCGTGGCGGCCTCACCGGTCTCCTGGACCCACCACCAGATCTGGCCGGTGCTGGCCGCGATGCTCCTGATCGGCGCGTACGGGGTGGCCCGGCGGGTGGCCGGAGTCGTACTGCTCGGCGTGCTGGTGCTGTCCCTCGGGGTGCTGCTCAGCCAGGTCTCGATGACCCCGGGACTCCAGTTCCTGTTCGAGAACTCCCGGGCGGTGGCGGCGGCAACGGTCTGCCTGGCCGGATTCGGCGGGATCACGGTCGCGGTGGTCGCCGCCGGCCGGCGTACCTCGAACGTCCGGGGTTGGCTGCGGGTCGGCACCGCCGCCGTGGTGACGGTGGCGTTCTTCGCGGTGCAGCCGCTGCCGGCCGGGGCCGATCCGACCTTCAAGGCGTACCGCCTGACCGACGTCGACAATCCGAGGTACTTCTTCGTCTGTCACGGCGAGGCCGACTGCGCCGAGTACGCGGCCGGTACGTCGATCACCTTCGGCGTCACCGCCGAGAAGACCAAGGTCCGGGTCAACGGGGTCGTCGACGCCACCGTCAGCCGGCTGGAGTACCGGTCCGCGCCCGGTGGAGCCGCCCGGGCCATCCCACTGTTGCCGGTCTATCCCGGACAGTGGCACTTCTCGTTCCGGTCGGCGAACCTCTCGCACGGCCGCCTGACCGCGTTCGGCGTCGACGGTACGCCGATCGCCGAGTACTCCGCCGAGCTGCGCCCGGGGTGA
- a CDS encoding DUF397 domain-containing protein, with translation MTPNWRKATRSNTNGGECVEVADNLPGRVLVRDSKDQRGPALSFGPNAWRAFVVEVARRP, from the coding sequence ATGACCCCGAACTGGCGGAAGGCGACGAGGAGCAACACCAACGGCGGCGAATGCGTCGAGGTGGCCGACAACCTGCCGGGCCGGGTGCTGGTCCGGGACAGCAAGGACCAGCGGGGACCGGCCCTGAGCTTCGGACCGAACGCCTGGCGCGCGTTCGTCGTCGAGGTCGCCCGCCGGCCGTAA
- a CDS encoding ubiquitin-like small modifier protein 1, translating into MVTVLVPGALRTDTAGESRLSVSAAGTLRAVLDEMDLHWPRLTRRIRDEQGKLRRYVNVYVDGEDCRQSGGLDTPVRDDAEIQVIPSVAGG; encoded by the coding sequence GTGGTCACCGTACTCGTGCCCGGCGCACTGCGGACCGACACGGCCGGCGAAAGCCGGTTGAGCGTCAGCGCGGCGGGCACCCTGCGCGCCGTACTCGACGAGATGGATCTGCACTGGCCCCGGCTGACCCGGCGTATCCGGGACGAACAGGGCAAGCTGCGCCGCTACGTCAACGTGTACGTCGACGGTGAGGACTGCCGGCAGTCCGGCGGTCTCGATACCCCGGTCCGGGACGACGCGGAGATCCAGGTCATCCCCTCGGTCGCCGGCGGCTGA
- a CDS encoding isocitrate lyase/PEP mutase family protein — protein MSLDAADQHRRAVAFQRLHEGPTFVIPNPWDAGSARVLTQLGFPALATTSGGLAFALGRRDGAGLVSRAETLENIRAIAAATPLPVAADLESGFGDSPDEVAETIRLAAEAGAVGGSVEDATGNPADPILPVADAVRRVEAAVAAARALPFPFTLAARAENFLYGRPDLPDTIRRLRAYEAAGADVLYAPGLPDLDAVRSVCAAVGRPVNALAGGAPAVTVAMLADCGVRRVSVGSTLARVALSAFVDAAREIHETGTFRFGRDVPGYAQMNRLWPDPAR, from the coding sequence ATGAGCCTCGACGCCGCCGACCAGCACCGCCGCGCCGTCGCGTTCCAGCGGTTGCACGAGGGGCCGACCTTCGTGATCCCGAATCCCTGGGACGCCGGCAGCGCGCGGGTCCTGACCCAGTTGGGCTTCCCCGCGCTCGCCACCACCAGCGGCGGTCTCGCCTTCGCGCTCGGCCGCCGGGACGGGGCGGGTCTGGTCAGCCGGGCCGAGACGCTGGAGAACATCCGGGCGATCGCCGCCGCGACCCCGCTACCGGTGGCGGCCGACCTGGAGAGCGGTTTCGGCGACTCGCCGGACGAGGTCGCCGAGACCATCCGGCTGGCCGCCGAGGCCGGTGCCGTCGGCGGGTCGGTCGAGGACGCCACCGGGAATCCCGCCGATCCGATCCTGCCGGTCGCCGACGCGGTACGCCGGGTCGAGGCGGCCGTGGCGGCGGCCCGCGCCCTTCCGTTCCCCTTCACCCTGGCCGCCCGGGCGGAGAACTTCCTCTACGGCCGGCCGGACCTGCCCGACACCATCCGCCGGCTGCGGGCCTACGAGGCAGCCGGCGCCGACGTGCTGTACGCACCCGGGTTGCCCGATCTCGACGCGGTCCGCTCGGTCTGCGCGGCGGTGGGCAGGCCGGTGAACGCGCTGGCCGGAGGCGCGCCCGCGGTGACGGTGGCGATGCTCGCCGACTGCGGCGTACGCCGGGTGAGCGTCGGCTCGACGCTGGCCCGGGTGGCGCTGAGCGCATTCGTCGACGCGGCCCGGGAGATCCACGAGACGGGCACCTTCCGGTTCGGCCGGGACGTGCCGGGCTACGCCCAGATGAACCGCCTCTGGCCGGACCCTGCCCGGTAG
- a CDS encoding VOC family protein produces MTNAVPDPSTVSIGLRTAAHVGISVADLDRSVAFYQALTGLEPVVRDETMQGAGFARSQGLATTRLRYATLRLDNLGIDLIQFQEPVGEPAKMGANRPGAMHLCFEVDDLPAVYDRMRDAGFEFLGPPYTFTVEEVSPPDAAGTQVAYFSDPDGTNLELIAPRGGFARPG; encoded by the coding sequence ATGACGAACGCCGTTCCGGATCCGTCGACGGTCTCCATCGGGCTCCGTACGGCCGCACACGTCGGGATCTCCGTCGCCGACCTGGACCGCTCGGTCGCCTTCTACCAGGCGCTCACCGGGTTGGAACCGGTGGTACGCGACGAGACGATGCAGGGTGCCGGGTTCGCCCGGTCCCAGGGCCTGGCTACGACCCGACTGCGGTACGCCACCCTCCGGCTCGACAATCTCGGCATCGACCTGATCCAGTTCCAGGAGCCGGTCGGCGAGCCGGCGAAGATGGGCGCGAACCGGCCCGGCGCGATGCACCTCTGCTTCGAGGTCGACGACCTGCCGGCGGTGTACGACCGGATGCGGGACGCCGGGTTCGAGTTCCTCGGCCCGCCGTACACCTTCACGGTCGAGGAGGTGTCGCCGCCGGACGCGGCCGGCACCCAGGTGGCGTACTTCAGCGATCCGGACGGAACCAACCTCGAACTCATCGCGCCGAGGGGCGGATTCGCCCGGCCCGGCTGA
- a CDS encoding WD40/YVTN/BNR-like repeat-containing protein gives MTTLLAIGTSKGLFLATSGDDRRSWQISGPHFSMTGVYAVAIDKRRATPRLLAGVTSSHFGPSVATSDDLGESWHEPAEAPLAFPDGTGASLERVWQLSPGTPDEPDVVYAGTQPSALFRSDDGGIHYEMVRPLWDHPHREQWEGGFGGQAVHTVLPHPADPAQVLVAMSTGGVYRTGDSGASWRPQNTGIRAYFLPDEWPEFGQCVHKVARDAGDPELLYAQNHHGVYRSRDGGVTWKSIADGLPSDFGFAMVAHPHRSGTIFSFPLVADGERFPVDRRCRVFRSTDAGTTWEPLSNGLPTGPYYPVVLRDAMCVDDLRPAGVYFGTRSGEVYASGDEGDSWSLVAAHLPDVLCVRAAQV, from the coding sequence ATGACAACCCTGCTCGCCATCGGCACCAGCAAGGGCCTCTTCCTCGCCACCAGCGGTGACGACCGCAGGAGTTGGCAGATCAGCGGCCCGCACTTCTCGATGACCGGCGTGTACGCGGTCGCCATCGACAAACGGCGGGCGACGCCCCGGCTGCTCGCCGGAGTCACCAGCTCACATTTCGGCCCGAGCGTGGCGACCAGCGACGATCTTGGCGAGTCCTGGCACGAGCCGGCGGAGGCGCCGCTGGCCTTCCCGGACGGCACCGGCGCCAGCCTGGAACGGGTCTGGCAGCTCTCCCCCGGCACCCCCGACGAGCCGGACGTGGTCTACGCCGGCACCCAGCCGTCGGCGCTCTTCCGGTCGGACGACGGCGGGATCCACTACGAGATGGTCCGCCCGCTCTGGGACCATCCGCACCGCGAGCAGTGGGAGGGCGGTTTCGGCGGCCAGGCAGTACACACCGTGCTTCCGCACCCGGCCGATCCGGCGCAGGTCCTGGTGGCCATGTCGACCGGCGGCGTCTACCGCACCGGCGACTCCGGCGCCTCCTGGCGACCGCAGAACACCGGCATCCGCGCCTACTTCCTGCCGGACGAGTGGCCCGAGTTCGGCCAGTGCGTGCACAAGGTCGCCCGGGACGCCGGCGACCCCGAGCTGCTCTACGCGCAGAATCACCACGGCGTCTACCGGTCCCGCGACGGCGGCGTCACCTGGAAGTCGATCGCCGACGGGCTGCCGAGCGACTTCGGGTTCGCGATGGTCGCCCATCCGCACCGGAGCGGGACCATCTTCAGCTTTCCGCTGGTGGCCGACGGTGAGCGCTTTCCCGTCGACCGGCGATGCCGGGTCTTCCGCTCCACCGACGCGGGTACTACCTGGGAGCCGTTGAGCAACGGGCTGCCGACCGGGCCGTACTACCCGGTGGTGCTGCGCGACGCGATGTGCGTCGACGACCTGCGCCCGGCCGGCGTCTACTTCGGCACCCGGTCCGGCGAGGTCTACGCCAGCGGGGACGAGGGCGACTCGTGGTCACTGGTCGCCGCCCACCTGCCCGACGTGCTCTGCGTCCGGGCTGCGCAGGTGTGA
- a CDS encoding CBU_0592 family membrane protein — MTLVDLIEVGGSLLIISAFAAAQTGRLSPHSVRYLLLNIVGSAVLAVIALLHQSWGFLLLEGSWAIISTISLVRVARRADGTATGTGPTGSQRLDSPAH, encoded by the coding sequence ATGACTCTTGTTGATCTGATCGAGGTCGGCGGCTCGCTGCTGATCATCTCGGCCTTCGCCGCCGCCCAGACCGGTCGCCTCTCCCCGCACTCCGTGCGCTACCTGCTGCTCAACATCGTCGGTTCGGCGGTGCTGGCGGTGATCGCACTCCTGCACCAGTCGTGGGGATTCCTGCTGCTGGAGGGAAGTTGGGCGATCATCTCCACGATCTCGCTGGTCCGGGTCGCCCGCCGCGCCGACGGCACCGCGACCGGGACCGGGCCCACCGGAAGCCAACGGCTGGATTCGCCTGCCCACTGA
- a CDS encoding magnesium and cobalt transport protein CorA produces MTGYERNAGLGGTRTRWAEPVRRVMARMFNVDGSPAYSSGPDTQNAECVVDCATYVDGRRMPGRPDYRDAAAAARRGRGFVWLGLHEPTAEDFAPIARTFGLDDLIAEHALNRDHRPAVERYDQVTVIVLRTTRYVEHSELTETSEVVETGSVTVFVGPRFVITVRHGAPGALGPVRADLEARPTLLVLGPWAVAYAVCDQLIGTYVQVAAAVEADIDAVEEQVFAPGRSRDRIAHIYQLKRELMEFKRAVAPLQRPFAALLEDRELPRPVVRYFRDVNSVLVRTVERVTAYDDLLNSILQARLAQVSVDQNNDMRKIAAWAAIFAVQTFIAGIYGMNFEAIPGLKASYGFWVVLVVMLVGAIAMHRGFRRNKWL; encoded by the coding sequence ATGACGGGGTACGAACGGAACGCTGGTCTCGGCGGTACGCGGACCCGGTGGGCCGAGCCGGTACGCCGGGTGATGGCCCGGATGTTCAACGTCGACGGGTCGCCCGCGTACTCCTCGGGGCCGGACACCCAGAACGCGGAATGCGTCGTGGACTGCGCGACGTACGTCGACGGCCGTCGGATGCCGGGGCGGCCCGACTACCGGGACGCGGCGGCGGCAGCGCGCCGGGGTCGGGGCTTCGTCTGGTTGGGGCTGCACGAGCCGACGGCGGAGGACTTCGCGCCGATCGCCCGGACGTTCGGGCTGGACGACCTGATCGCCGAGCACGCGCTCAACCGTGATCACCGGCCGGCTGTCGAGCGGTACGACCAGGTGACCGTGATCGTGCTCCGCACCACCCGGTACGTCGAGCACTCCGAGTTGACCGAGACGTCCGAGGTGGTGGAGACCGGATCGGTGACCGTGTTCGTCGGCCCCCGGTTCGTGATCACCGTCCGGCACGGCGCACCGGGCGCGTTGGGTCCGGTCCGGGCCGACCTGGAGGCCCGGCCCACCCTGCTGGTACTCGGCCCGTGGGCGGTCGCCTACGCGGTCTGCGACCAGCTCATCGGCACGTACGTCCAGGTGGCCGCCGCCGTGGAGGCCGACATCGACGCGGTGGAGGAGCAGGTCTTCGCCCCCGGCCGGAGCCGGGACCGGATCGCGCACATCTACCAGCTCAAGCGGGAGCTGATGGAGTTCAAGCGGGCGGTGGCGCCGCTCCAACGCCCGTTCGCCGCGCTGCTCGAGGACCGGGAACTGCCGAGGCCGGTCGTCCGGTACTTCCGGGATGTCAACAGCGTGCTGGTCCGGACGGTGGAACGGGTCACCGCCTACGACGACCTGCTGAACTCGATCCTCCAGGCGCGGCTGGCGCAGGTGTCGGTGGACCAGAACAACGACATGCGGAAGATCGCGGCCTGGGCGGCGATCTTCGCGGTGCAGACCTTCATCGCCGGCATCTACGGGATGAACTTCGAGGCCATCCCGGGGCTGAAGGCGTCGTACGGCTTCTGGGTGGTGCTGGTGGTGATGCTGGTCGGTGCGATCGCGATGCACCGGGGCTTCCGGCGCAACAAGTGGCTGTGA
- a CDS encoding sensor histidine kinase: MWLLTIATLGGGLAGAGLMALRTRRTSAARSAELAQLEELVQRRADQVTSLSHELRTPLSMIRGAVELLREGTPGPLTPAQERFLQVLDHQSTQVIGLCESLLIQAKIEAGLFVPRLERVDVSVVARDVVTAMRSLCAQRQQRISLDTPQVMPRIPADPMLLAQAFTNLLSNASRFTTTGGSIDVRVTPIDTGVAVYVTDDGAGMTREERHRLFHRFATGRPLADGTGLGLVITKTIVELHGGEIMVHTASRHGTTFLLTLPAGTPTGSPS; encoded by the coding sequence ATGTGGTTGCTGACGATCGCCACGCTCGGCGGTGGACTCGCCGGTGCGGGACTGATGGCCCTGCGTACCCGCCGGACGAGTGCCGCGCGCAGCGCCGAGTTGGCCCAACTGGAGGAACTGGTCCAGCGACGGGCCGACCAGGTGACCTCGCTCAGCCACGAGCTGCGTACCCCGCTGAGCATGATCAGGGGCGCGGTCGAACTGCTCCGTGAGGGTACGCCGGGCCCGCTGACCCCGGCGCAGGAGCGGTTCCTCCAGGTGCTCGACCACCAGTCCACCCAGGTCATCGGGCTCTGCGAGAGCCTGCTGATCCAGGCGAAGATCGAGGCCGGGCTGTTCGTACCCCGACTGGAGCGGGTCGACGTGTCGGTGGTCGCCCGGGACGTGGTCACCGCGATGCGGTCGCTCTGCGCACAGCGCCAGCAGCGGATCAGCCTGGACACCCCGCAGGTGATGCCGAGGATCCCGGCCGATCCGATGCTGCTGGCCCAGGCGTTCACCAACCTGCTCTCCAACGCCAGCCGGTTCACCACCACCGGCGGCAGCATCGACGTCCGGGTGACCCCGATCGACACCGGTGTCGCGGTGTACGTCACCGACGACGGCGCGGGGATGACGCGGGAGGAGCGGCACCGGCTGTTCCACCGGTTCGCCACCGGTCGTCCGCTGGCCGACGGGACCGGCCTCGGCCTGGTCATCACCAAGACCATCGTGGAACTGCACGGAGGCGAGATTATGGTGCACACCGCATCGCGGCACGGGACGACCTTCCTGCTCACCCTGCCGGCCGGCACGCCGACCGGGAGCCCGTCGTGA
- a CDS encoding magnesium and cobalt transport protein CorA: MPDWRSRALRPAKRALRRSQDRYPQSPPELSMDPRGGEVEQAQPAEESVVTSAIYRDGQRVDGPPNLAETCQRLRDQPDTMAWIGLYRPTEAQLLTVAEEFGLHELAIEDAIVAHQRPKLERYGDTLFVVLRAARYLDEAEEVDFGEVHIFVGANFVLTVRHGQAPDLTAVRRRMENDPDLLRRGPEAVLYAVLDSVVDGYAPVVGGLQNDIDEIETEVFGGDPRVSRRIYELSREVIEFQRATRPLLDILSGLTAGFEKYGTDEELRRLLGDVADHATTASERVNEFRLILGDILTLNATLVSQSQNEEVKNLTQASYTQNEEIKRISAWAAILFAPTVIGTVYGMNFDHIPELHWTLGYPFALFLMLVVCSTLFILFKRRDWL, from the coding sequence ATGCCCGACTGGCGTTCACGCGCCCTGCGTCCCGCGAAGCGGGCTCTGCGCCGCTCGCAGGACCGGTATCCGCAGTCGCCGCCGGAACTCTCCATGGACCCGCGCGGCGGCGAGGTCGAGCAGGCCCAGCCCGCCGAGGAGAGCGTCGTCACCTCGGCGATCTACCGGGACGGCCAGCGGGTGGACGGCCCGCCCAACCTCGCGGAAACCTGCCAGCGGCTGCGGGACCAGCCGGACACGATGGCGTGGATCGGGTTGTACCGGCCGACCGAGGCGCAACTGCTCACCGTGGCCGAGGAGTTCGGGCTGCACGAGCTGGCCATCGAGGACGCCATCGTCGCGCACCAGCGCCCCAAGCTCGAACGGTACGGCGACACGCTCTTCGTGGTGCTCCGGGCCGCCCGCTACCTCGACGAGGCGGAGGAGGTGGACTTCGGCGAGGTGCACATCTTCGTCGGCGCGAACTTCGTGCTGACCGTACGGCACGGCCAGGCTCCCGACCTGACCGCCGTACGGCGTCGGATGGAGAACGATCCCGACCTGCTGCGCCGTGGTCCGGAGGCGGTGCTGTACGCGGTCCTGGACAGCGTGGTCGACGGGTACGCCCCGGTGGTCGGCGGGTTGCAGAACGACATCGACGAGATCGAGACCGAGGTTTTCGGCGGCGATCCCCGGGTGAGCCGCCGGATCTACGAACTCTCCCGTGAGGTGATCGAGTTCCAGCGGGCGACCCGGCCCCTGCTGGACATCCTGTCGGGCCTGACCGCCGGCTTCGAGAAGTACGGCACCGACGAGGAGCTGCGGCGCCTGCTGGGCGACGTGGCCGACCACGCCACCACCGCCTCGGAGCGGGTGAACGAGTTCCGGCTGATCCTCGGCGACATCCTCACCCTGAACGCCACGCTGGTCTCGCAGTCGCAGAACGAAGAGGTCAAGAACCTGACCCAGGCCAGCTACACCCAGAACGAGGAGATCAAGCGCATCTCCGCCTGGGCCGCGATCCTGTTCGCCCCGACGGTGATCGGCACTGTGTACGGGATGAACTTCGACCACATCCCCGAACTGCACTGGACCCTCGGCTATCCGTTCGCGCTGTTCCTGATGCTGGTCGTCTGCTCCACCCTGTTCATCCTCTTCAAGCGCCGCGACTGGCTCTGA
- a CDS encoding ABC transporter substrate-binding protein: MERTVALTAAMVVLAGAGCAREPGGGTPDAEDGGIVHVVCGATEEWCAATTARFSGTTGLRADFVRLSSGEALARLKAGRGSVEFDVWYGGPADGFAAAGAEDLLTAYVSPNAGAIPARYKDPGGIWTGVYVGALGFCSNPELLTELGLGVPDSWADLLDPKLAKDIGIAHPSTSGTAYTALWTQVVLAGGSTDRALEYMRKLHPNVLQYTKSGAAPAQMTARGEVAVGIIFSHDCVAAKEAGFPDLTVSFPAEGTGYETGGVALVNGAKNPVSARRFVDWALTVEAQEIGPTVKSYQFPTNPDAKVSDKVVDLSAIPLVEYDAVEAGAAKTALNRRFDGEVAQAPKS, translated from the coding sequence ATGGAACGGACAGTGGCGTTGACGGCGGCCATGGTCGTACTGGCCGGCGCCGGCTGCGCCCGGGAACCCGGCGGCGGCACCCCGGACGCCGAGGACGGCGGAATCGTCCACGTCGTCTGCGGCGCGACCGAGGAATGGTGCGCGGCGACCACCGCGCGGTTCAGCGGCACGACCGGGCTCAGGGCCGACTTCGTCCGGCTCTCCAGCGGGGAGGCGCTGGCCCGGCTCAAGGCCGGCAGGGGCAGCGTCGAGTTCGACGTCTGGTACGGCGGCCCGGCCGACGGCTTCGCCGCCGCTGGCGCCGAGGACCTGCTGACCGCGTACGTCTCGCCGAACGCCGGAGCCATTCCGGCCAGGTACAAGGACCCGGGGGGAATCTGGACCGGGGTCTACGTCGGAGCCCTCGGCTTCTGTAGCAATCCGGAACTCCTGACCGAGCTGGGCCTCGGGGTGCCGGACTCCTGGGCGGACCTGCTCGACCCGAAACTGGCCAAGGACATCGGCATCGCCCACCCGTCCACCTCCGGTACCGCCTACACGGCGCTCTGGACCCAGGTGGTGCTCGCCGGGGGTAGCACCGACCGGGCCCTGGAGTACATGCGCAAGCTGCATCCGAACGTGTTGCAGTACACGAAGTCCGGTGCCGCGCCGGCCCAGATGACCGCCCGGGGCGAGGTGGCGGTCGGGATCATCTTCTCGCACGACTGCGTCGCGGCGAAGGAGGCGGGCTTCCCCGATCTGACGGTCTCGTTCCCCGCCGAGGGCACCGGCTACGAGACCGGCGGCGTCGCACTGGTGAACGGGGCGAAGAACCCGGTGAGCGCCCGGAGGTTCGTCGACTGGGCGCTGACCGTCGAGGCGCAGGAGATCGGTCCGACCGTGAAGTCGTACCAGTTCCCGACCAATCCCGACGCGAAGGTCTCGGACAAGGTCGTGGACCTGAGCGCCATCCCGCTCGTCGAGTACGACGCGGTCGAGGCCGGCGCCGCGAAGACCGCCCTGAACCGGCGGTTCGACGGCGAAGTGGCCCAGGCGCCGAAGTCATGA